A window of Argopecten irradians isolate NY chromosome 1, Ai_NY, whole genome shotgun sequence contains these coding sequences:
- the LOC138328340 gene encoding D-aminoacyl-tRNA deacylase 2-like isoform X2 — MAMAVDAVKSRLVLQQCLSARLQVQPPSETGIEAEYVEIGKGMIIYVCFMKGATEETVEKMVKCALNTCLSPSEDPSATKRVSVLDLPGDILIIPQATLGGTPKGKLMQYHKNIAKEDGKKLYAHFVSLCEASLHMSERAREQEKHVRAGTYGNLQVFSTNTNGPFTHLLEF; from the exons ATGGCAATGGCTGTAGACGCTGTGAAGTCAAGACTAGTATTACAACAATGTCTTTCTGCTAGACTTCAAGTACAACCTCCCTCCGAAACTGGCATAGAAGCGGAATATGTTGAG ATTGGAAAGGGTATGATCATATATGTGTGCTTCATGAAAGGGGCTACAGAGGAAACTGTTGAAAAAATGG TGAAGTGCGCTCTAAACACCTGTTTAAGTCCTTCAGAAGATCCGTCAGCCACTAAGAGAGTTTCAGTACTGGACCTTCCCGGGGATATCCTCATTATACCTCAGGCAACCCTTGGAGGAACCCCTAAAGGCAAACTCATGCAATATCATAAAAACATAGCCAAAGAGGACGGCAAAAAGTTATATGCACattttgtttctttgtgtgAAGCTTCATTACACATGTCAGAGAGAGCCAGAGAACAAGAGAAGCATGTTCGGGCAGGGACCTACGGAAATCTTCAAGTCTTCAGCACAAACACAAATGGACCATTCACACACTTACTGGAATTCTAA
- the LOC138328340 gene encoding D-aminoacyl-tRNA deacylase 2-like isoform X1, translating to MAMAVDAVKSRLVLQQCLSARLQVQPPSETGIEAEYVEVRGYIGKGMIIYVCFMKGATEETVEKMVKCALNTCLSPSEDPSATKRVSVLDLPGDILIIPQATLGGTPKGKLMQYHKNIAKEDGKKLYAHFVSLCEASLHMSERAREQEKHVRAGTYGNLQVFSTNTNGPFTHLLEF from the exons ATGGCAATGGCTGTAGACGCTGTGAAGTCAAGACTAGTATTACAACAATGTCTTTCTGCTAGACTTCAAGTACAACCTCCCTCCGAAACTGGCATAGAAGCGGAATATGTTGAGGTACGCGGCTAC ATTGGAAAGGGTATGATCATATATGTGTGCTTCATGAAAGGGGCTACAGAGGAAACTGTTGAAAAAATGG TGAAGTGCGCTCTAAACACCTGTTTAAGTCCTTCAGAAGATCCGTCAGCCACTAAGAGAGTTTCAGTACTGGACCTTCCCGGGGATATCCTCATTATACCTCAGGCAACCCTTGGAGGAACCCCTAAAGGCAAACTCATGCAATATCATAAAAACATAGCCAAAGAGGACGGCAAAAAGTTATATGCACattttgtttctttgtgtgAAGCTTCATTACACATGTCAGAGAGAGCCAGAGAACAAGAGAAGCATGTTCGGGCAGGGACCTACGGAAATCTTCAAGTCTTCAGCACAAACACAAATGGACCATTCACACACTTACTGGAATTCTAA